A stretch of Clostridia bacterium DNA encodes these proteins:
- a CDS encoding 2-oxoglutarate oxidoreductase yields MKLKAPESISFAETSFCPGCGHGLVARLIGEVMEEMGMTEKLLTVVDVACASLNIDTWKFDTIMAAHGRPIATATGVKKVRKENPVLAYLGDGAAYAIGISETMYGALRNDNVVVIVINNGVFGMTGGQMAPTSLEGQRTSTTVMGRDVKKTGKPFDITKMIGQLDIAYLARGSVANFKDIAKTKKYIRKAFEKHMNNEGYCLLEILSPCPTNLGMTPVQCAQRVDDAMRDQYPTGEYIDNGGNQ; encoded by the coding sequence ATGAAATTGAAGGCACCTGAATCCATATCATTTGCAGAGACCTCATTCTGTCCTGGCTGTGGACATGGTCTGGTTGCAAGACTGATTGGTGAAGTGATGGAAGAGATGGGCATGACCGAAAAACTACTTACGGTCGTTGATGTAGCCTGTGCTTCTTTGAATATTGATACATGGAAATTTGATACAATTATGGCTGCGCATGGCAGACCGATTGCAACAGCAACAGGCGTGAAAAAGGTAAGAAAAGAAAATCCTGTACTCGCATACCTTGGAGATGGAGCGGCTTATGCTATTGGAATATCTGAGACCATGTACGGTGCGTTAAGAAATGATAATGTTGTGGTTATCGTTATCAACAACGGGGTTTTTGGTATGACAGGTGGCCAAATGGCACCTACTTCTTTGGAAGGACAGAGAACTTCAACAACAGTAATGGGAAGAGATGTTAAAAAAACTGGGAAACCATTTGATATTACTAAAATGATAGGTCAACTTGATATTGCGTATTTAGCAAGGGGATCTGTCGCCAATTTCAAAGATATTGCCAAAACGAAGAAATATATCCGTAAGGCATTTGAAAAACATATGAATAACGAAGGATATTGCTTACTCGAAATTCTGTCACCTTGTCCGACCAATTTGGGTATGACTCCAGTACAGTGTGCACAACGAGTGGATGATGCAATGAGAGATCAATATCCTACAGGTGAGTATATTGATAATGGGGGTAACCAATAA
- the vorB gene encoding 3-methyl-2-oxobutanoate dehydrogenase subunit VorB yields the protein MKQVLMKGNEALAEAALRAGCRFYSGYPITPQSEILEYLSWRMDEVGGEFIQTESELSGINMLLGASAAGARVLTSSSGPGYSLNQEGISYLVAADLPAVIVDVMRYGNGLGDVSQSQGDYWQLTRGGGHGDYRTIVLAPSSVQENADFTYEAFELAEKYRHPVLIGSDAAIGQMIEKVSFPEMKDHDIDTYEWSIKGCKKGEVQKKITNTLYYMENYDDYLLNKYQQMEDNEQRWESISVEDAELVLVAYGISSRICKEAVMTAREQGIKLGLIRPITLWPYPVNAFKELGSECKALMTVEMNILGQMKDDVVLAVANKYPVYSYTTVKEVPETETIIEKAKNILSCKEA from the coding sequence ATGAAACAGGTATTGATGAAAGGCAATGAGGCCTTAGCGGAAGCTGCTTTAAGAGCGGGTTGTAGATTTTATAGCGGATATCCCATTACACCTCAGAGCGAAATCTTAGAATATTTATCTTGGAGAATGGATGAGGTTGGTGGAGAGTTTATTCAAACTGAATCTGAATTATCGGGAATAAACATGCTACTTGGTGCTTCCGCAGCAGGAGCAAGAGTACTTACTAGTTCATCTGGCCCAGGGTACAGTCTAAACCAAGAAGGAATTTCATACTTGGTAGCAGCTGATCTACCGGCAGTTATAGTTGATGTTATGAGGTATGGGAATGGTCTTGGAGATGTAAGCCAAAGTCAAGGCGACTATTGGCAGTTGACCAGAGGTGGTGGACATGGAGACTACCGCACAATCGTGTTAGCACCATCCTCTGTGCAGGAAAATGCAGATTTCACCTATGAAGCATTTGAACTTGCGGAAAAATATCGTCACCCAGTATTAATTGGCTCGGATGCTGCCATTGGACAGATGATTGAGAAGGTATCTTTTCCAGAAATGAAAGATCATGATATTGATACTTATGAATGGTCAATCAAAGGTTGTAAAAAGGGAGAAGTACAAAAGAAGATTACCAATACGTTATATTACATGGAAAATTACGATGACTATTTATTAAATAAATATCAGCAAATGGAAGACAATGAACAACGTTGGGAATCGATTTCAGTAGAAGATGCAGAACTTGTATTGGTTGCCTATGGCATTAGCTCAAGAATTTGTAAAGAAGCAGTAATGACGGCAAGAGAACAAGGAATAAAACTTGGCCTTATCAGACCCATTACACTTTGGCCATACCCAGTAAATGCGTTTAAAGAACTTGGTAGTGAATGCAAAGCACTGATGACGGTAGAAATGAATATCCTAGGTCAGATGAAGGACGATGTAGTTTTGGCTGTGGCTAATAAATATCCTGTTTATTCATATACTACAGTTAAAGAAGTTCCTGAAACGGAAACAATAATTGAGAAGGCAAAAAACATTTTGTCTTGCAAGGAGGCATAA
- a CDS encoding 4Fe-4S binding protein yields MEKAKPNTDRCKGCYYCVEACPKKAISVSDHVNSKGYEVIQVNEEICIGCGICYQVCPDYVFEIR; encoded by the coding sequence ATGGAAAAAGCAAAACCAAATACAGATCGATGTAAGGGTTGTTATTACTGTGTTGAAGCCTGTCCTAAAAAAGCGATATCAGTTTCGGACCATGTGAATTCTAAAGGCTATGAAGTTATTCAGGTAAATGAAGAAATTTGTATAGGCTGTGGAATCTGTTATCAAGTATGTCCAGACTATGTTTTTGAAATTAGATAA
- a CDS encoding MFS transporter, translated as MKKTKHYLGLFALGVTFASMYNLPYIKYIFYDALIEGMGVTNQQLGALLSYYALACIITYIPGGWLADRVSPKKILSVCSFFNGLLCIYFAFTLQSYNSAILVWILAALTGSAAFWAAIMKAVRISAPSEEQGTTFGIFEAMCGLASTLGNFLLLFIFSRFASTDVGLKAAIIGMGVLSIIGAVLIVWLYDDQMEDNTGEVRKKASFQDVINLLKKPGVYLSAIVVFSVYSIYSGQTYLTPYFSNVLGASVVFSGSLAVVRTYGLKLIGGPVGGIVGDKIGSVSKMIAGSALVCLIFLVVFLKMPASSSIVGLLTALMLILATVNFMMKGTMFATIDEVGISPEVTGLAVGLISLVGYLPDAFMHTMFGNWLDVYGNTGYQYIFTYLAGMCVTAFVATMLITRMKRKMLRQTRKVWKTLRNAANNL; from the coding sequence ATGAAAAAGACTAAACATTATCTTGGGTTATTCGCATTAGGTGTTACATTTGCTTCTATGTACAACTTGCCGTATATCAAATATATCTTTTATGATGCATTAATTGAAGGAATGGGAGTTACGAACCAACAGTTGGGTGCATTGTTAAGTTACTACGCATTGGCTTGCATCATTACCTATATTCCTGGTGGCTGGCTCGCAGATCGGGTTTCACCTAAAAAGATTCTTTCTGTTTGTTCATTCTTCAATGGACTACTGTGTATCTATTTTGCATTCACTTTGCAATCATATAATAGTGCCATTCTTGTTTGGATTTTAGCAGCTCTAACAGGTAGTGCAGCATTCTGGGCTGCAATTATGAAAGCCGTTAGAATATCTGCTCCAAGTGAAGAACAGGGTACTACGTTTGGAATTTTTGAAGCAATGTGTGGCTTGGCTTCAACTCTTGGCAATTTCTTGCTCCTATTTATTTTCTCAAGATTTGCTTCTACTGATGTCGGTTTAAAAGCAGCTATTATCGGTATGGGTGTACTATCTATAATCGGCGCGGTATTAATTGTGTGGCTCTATGATGACCAAATGGAAGACAATACAGGTGAAGTAAGAAAGAAAGCATCTTTCCAGGATGTCATCAATCTTCTTAAGAAACCGGGTGTTTATTTATCTGCGATTGTTGTTTTTAGTGTTTACAGTATTTACTCAGGACAGACATACTTGACTCCGTATTTCTCTAATGTTCTAGGAGCATCAGTTGTATTCTCTGGTTCACTAGCAGTAGTAAGGACCTATGGATTAAAGCTCATTGGAGGACCAGTCGGCGGTATTGTTGGAGATAAAATAGGATCAGTTTCCAAGATGATTGCTGGAAGTGCTCTGGTATGTTTAATCTTCCTCGTGGTCTTCTTAAAAATGCCTGCTTCTTCGTCTATTGTTGGCTTGTTGACAGCCCTGATGCTTATCTTGGCCACTGTTAACTTTATGATGAAAGGTACCATGTTTGCCACTATCGACGAAGTTGGTATTTCTCCTGAAGTTACCGGTCTCGCAGTTGGACTCATTTCTCTGGTTGGATATCTTCCCGATGCCTTTATGCACACTATGTTTGGTAATTGGCTGGATGTTTATGGCAATACTGGTTATCAATATATTTTCACTTATTTGGCGGGAATGTGCGTTACAGCATTCGTTGCAACTATGCTTATTACCAGAATGAAAAGAAAAATGCTAAGGCAAACAAGAAAAGTATGGAAAACGCTAAGGAATGCTGCTAATAATTTGTAA
- a CDS encoding pseudouridine-5'-phosphate glycosidase, which translates to MNLTDGNKTINFLVETALLGHGLVSIEDDLIISLFPKDAQLAWIENGEIKIDTISKFILARKQYDLWKRFDGEAVLKHDYKGENAFLTASGTMAVAQKMNCQVVVTAGIGGIGDIKEEQCSYDLPALSEMGITLVATSPKDMLDIRGTLNWLHENQVHTYGFNTEVCTGYIFELEPIYLEKEITEADLMNIIPGCNLILNPILPDKRLNDATLLEGGIDAGKKAENIGEAYHPAANAFFDRSSKGYSSLIQLKALIENINIAKNITL; encoded by the coding sequence ATGAATTTAACGGATGGGAATAAAACAATAAATTTTCTAGTAGAGACTGCTTTGTTGGGACATGGTTTAGTATCTATAGAAGATGATTTGATAATATCACTTTTCCCAAAAGATGCTCAGCTAGCCTGGATAGAAAATGGTGAAATCAAAATAGATACTATATCTAAGTTTATTCTTGCCAGAAAGCAATATGACCTATGGAAACGCTTTGATGGTGAAGCAGTACTAAAGCATGATTACAAAGGTGAAAATGCCTTTTTGACTGCGTCAGGTACAATGGCTGTTGCCCAAAAAATGAATTGTCAGGTAGTCGTAACCGCAGGGATTGGAGGCATAGGGGATATAAAAGAGGAACAATGTTCCTATGACCTGCCAGCCCTATCAGAAATGGGTATTACTCTAGTTGCAACATCTCCTAAAGACATGCTTGATATCAGGGGCACGTTGAATTGGCTTCATGAAAATCAAGTTCATACGTATGGGTTTAATACAGAAGTCTGTACCGGATATATATTTGAACTTGAACCGATTTACTTGGAAAAAGAAATTACTGAGGCTGATTTAATGAATATTATTCCTGGTTGCAATTTAATTCTAAACCCTATTCTTCCTGATAAAAGATTGAATGATGCAACACTATTGGAAGGTGGAATTGATGCGGGAAAGAAGGCAGAAAATATTGGTGAGGCCTATCATCCTGCGGCAAATGCTTTTTTCGATAGATCCAGTAAGGGATATTCATCACTCATTCAATTAAAAGCTTTAATTGAAAACATCAACATTGCTAAAAATATAACATTATAG
- a CDS encoding substrate-binding domain-containing protein, giving the protein MKGKKIVSILLVVIMVMGLFVGCSDRGEENTDADEPTNLDVENSAASSEENLKIKEMETILMDQLDPMPETGKGENVGVLIISLTNPFWANMKEKYEKAGEELGINVEVLSAPTEGDTVSQLETLDGMAVKDYDSIIFSPIDGNNLIPGIIRANQANIPVINLGPGVNKEALGEQDGHLDGIITVDFENQGEMVANDMLNYLPDGGKVAIIQGLAGAGQSEGRTNGAKEVFENTDGIDLVSIQPGDWDRNKAYEITTALIQAHPDIKGIFACNDVMALAAVEALEAAGLNDQVVVYGVDFTGEAQESIISGRLDGSITYSPAVYTRAGLLLALKISQGQEITDPVYCPLAIVNKDNVNEFNGWE; this is encoded by the coding sequence ATGAAAGGTAAAAAAATTGTATCAATATTGTTAGTGGTAATTATGGTAATGGGTCTATTTGTTGGCTGCTCTGATCGTGGAGAAGAAAATACAGATGCAGATGAGCCAACAAATTTGGATGTGGAAAATTCAGCAGCATCTAGTGAAGAAAACCTAAAGATCAAAGAAATGGAAACAATTCTTATGGATCAATTAGACCCAATGCCAGAAACTGGTAAAGGCGAGAACGTAGGTGTTCTAATTATTTCTTTGACGAATCCATTTTGGGCTAACATGAAGGAAAAATATGAAAAAGCAGGTGAAGAGTTAGGAATCAATGTTGAGGTTTTATCAGCACCGACGGAAGGAGATACTGTTTCTCAATTAGAAACTTTAGATGGTATGGCGGTTAAAGATTATGATTCCATAATTTTTTCCCCCATAGATGGAAATAACCTGATTCCGGGAATAATTCGAGCAAACCAGGCTAATATTCCGGTTATAAACTTAGGACCTGGAGTAAATAAAGAAGCCCTAGGAGAACAAGATGGACATCTCGACGGTATTATTACGGTAGACTTTGAAAATCAAGGCGAAATGGTTGCTAACGATATGCTTAACTATTTACCTGATGGTGGTAAGGTAGCTATAATTCAAGGACTAGCCGGAGCAGGACAAAGCGAGGGCCGTACGAATGGTGCAAAAGAGGTATTTGAAAATACGGATGGAATAGATCTTGTGAGCATACAGCCGGGAGATTGGGATCGCAATAAGGCATATGAAATCACGACAGCCCTTATTCAAGCTCATCCTGATATTAAGGGTATATTTGCTTGTAATGATGTAATGGCGTTGGCTGCAGTAGAGGCTTTAGAAGCGGCTGGATTAAACGATCAAGTAGTTGTATACGGTGTAGATTTTACTGGAGAAGCCCAAGAATCGATTATTTCTGGCAGACTTGATGGCTCTATTACTTATTCCCCGGCAGTTTATACTAGAGCTGGATTGCTTTTGGCTTTAAAAATATCTCAAGGTCAAGAGATTACAGATCCTGTTTATTGTCCACTAGCTATAGTAAATAAGGATAATGTCAATGAATTTAACGGATGGGAATAA
- a CDS encoding ABC transporter permease → MKIDLVYTISGVYTNYFTPSSFAQVFLFFVLILLVAFLSNRSPFFFTRINIINILDNTSLQLIMAIGMTFVIASGGIDLSIGSIVALSGISIGLMLNAGIPIIASALIGVLIGGMLGLFNGFIISKFKIASFVVTIGSMSLFRGLSLVITKGQPIYGFPAAFTFFGKGNLGEINFPIKLAFVITCIAFLLLKYTKFGQYTLSIGGNEEALRRVGVNINIYKSCIYMFSGICAGIGGLILASRLNAAEPNAGFMLETNIIAAVILGGTSMNGGKASLGGTIIACILLSVMRNGLTILSISSYYQQLFIGLIILISVSISQIRQRRQLQINL, encoded by the coding sequence TTGAAGATAGATTTAGTTTATACAATCTCAGGAGTTTACACCAATTATTTTACACCCTCGTCTTTTGCCCAGGTCTTTCTTTTTTTTGTTTTAATTTTGTTAGTTGCATTTTTATCGAACAGATCGCCATTTTTCTTTACTAGGATCAATATAATTAATATTCTTGATAATACATCTCTACAGCTAATAATGGCTATAGGGATGACTTTTGTTATTGCAAGTGGCGGAATAGATTTATCTATCGGAAGTATTGTGGCATTAAGCGGTATATCAATTGGACTAATGCTGAATGCTGGTATACCGATAATAGCATCTGCTCTAATCGGTGTCTTAATTGGAGGAATGTTAGGTTTATTTAATGGTTTCATAATTTCAAAATTCAAAATTGCTTCTTTCGTAGTAACAATAGGTAGTATGTCCTTATTTAGGGGACTTAGTCTAGTAATAACAAAAGGTCAACCAATCTACGGTTTTCCTGCAGCTTTTACGTTTTTTGGAAAGGGAAATTTAGGAGAAATTAACTTTCCAATCAAATTGGCTTTCGTTATAACATGCATTGCTTTTTTACTACTGAAATACACCAAATTTGGGCAATATACGTTATCTATTGGAGGAAATGAAGAGGCACTGAGAAGAGTAGGCGTAAACATCAACATTTATAAATCATGCATATATATGTTTTCTGGTATTTGTGCTGGAATTGGTGGACTAATTTTAGCATCGAGATTGAATGCAGCAGAACCAAATGCTGGTTTCATGCTGGAAACCAATATAATTGCAGCTGTTATTTTAGGTGGCACATCCATGAATGGCGGTAAGGCCAGTCTTGGTGGAACGATAATTGCTTGTATCCTTTTATCAGTAATGAGAAATGGATTGACAATTCTAAGTATTTCTTCTTATTATCAACAGCTTTTTATAGGGCTTATCATTTTAATATCTGTATCTATTTCTCAAATAAGACAAAGAAGACAGCTACAGATAAATTTATAA
- a CDS encoding IS256 family transposase yields MAQKKLIDKQLIRELMKEGELKDVKDIQSLLKAQFKDIMQEMLEAELDHELGYSKYDYKNKDTTNSRNGIRSKKVRSDYGEMEIDIPRDRNGDFEPVIIKKNQRDVSSIDDQVISMYAKGMTVRDIQDHLHNLYGIDVSPTMISQITEKILPVIKEWQQRPLQEVYAHLIMDAIHYKVRQDGKIVNKAVYIILGIDLDGKKDVVGMWVGENETSKFWLKVLTDLQHRGVKDVLIVSIDGLNGFKEAIQAVYPDTRIQRCIVHMIRNSTKYLSWKDRKAFVNDLKPIYKAINEDSALNALQDLEDKWGEKYYIAVKPWKDNWDEVATMFEYPAEIRRMIYTTNAIESFNRQLRKVTKSKSVFPTDDALLKMLYLAMIDITKKWTMRTRDWGKIINQLAIHFEGRI; encoded by the coding sequence ATGGCCCAGAAAAAACTCATCGACAAACAACTGATCCGCGAACTCATGAAAGAAGGCGAGCTTAAGGATGTCAAAGACATCCAGTCCCTACTAAAAGCACAATTCAAAGACATCATGCAAGAAATGCTGGAAGCTGAACTGGATCATGAACTCGGATATAGCAAGTATGACTATAAGAACAAGGATACTACAAACAGCCGTAACGGCATTCGTTCTAAAAAGGTTCGTTCCGATTATGGAGAAATGGAAATTGACATACCTAGAGACCGTAATGGGGATTTTGAACCTGTAATCATTAAGAAAAACCAACGTGATGTTTCAAGTATTGATGACCAGGTCATAAGCATGTATGCCAAAGGGATGACTGTCAGAGACATTCAGGATCATCTACATAACCTTTACGGAATTGATGTATCACCAACCATGATTTCACAGATTACTGAGAAAATATTACCTGTAATAAAGGAATGGCAGCAACGCCCACTACAAGAGGTTTATGCCCACCTAATCATGGATGCCATCCACTACAAAGTCCGTCAGGATGGAAAGATAGTCAACAAAGCAGTCTACATCATACTAGGTATTGATTTGGACGGTAAAAAGGACGTTGTAGGTATGTGGGTCGGAGAAAATGAGACCAGTAAATTTTGGCTTAAAGTGTTAACTGATTTGCAGCATCGTGGTGTTAAGGATGTGCTGATAGTGTCTATCGATGGACTGAATGGCTTTAAAGAAGCAATACAGGCTGTTTATCCAGACACCAGAATTCAGCGGTGCATCGTTCATATGATTCGCAATTCAACGAAATACCTGTCCTGGAAGGACCGTAAAGCATTCGTCAATGATCTTAAACCAATCTACAAAGCAATCAACGAAGATTCCGCTTTGAACGCTCTACAAGATTTAGAAGACAAGTGGGGCGAGAAGTATTATATCGCGGTAAAACCTTGGAAAGACAACTGGGATGAAGTAGCAACAATGTTCGAGTATCCGGCTGAAATCAGAAGGATGATATACACAACAAACGCCATCGAAAGCTTTAACCGCCAGCTACGCAAAGTCACGAAATCCAAGAGTGTGTTTCCAACCGATGATGCCCTGTTGAAAATGCTGTATCTGGCAATGATTGATATAACCAAGAAATGGACTATGAGGACTCGGGACTGGGGTAAAATTATTAATCAGCTAGCAATTCACTTCGAGGGACGTATTTGA
- a CDS encoding sugar ABC transporter ATP-binding protein, whose amino-acid sequence MGSISDEFIVLEDISKRFGKLEALKNVSLKIERNKITSLVGDNGSGKSTLIKILSGNLKPNGGTIYINGKAYNYLLPKIAKQCGISTVYQDLSLDNYKDVVENIFLGQEITRFGFIIDYPKMQKQTEKLLEKLEIDIPYLGTSVGYLSGGQRQSIAIARSIFQGEKLIIFDEPTAAMGIKESAATNKMIQSLPAKGFTVLMISHDLNQVFDTADRIYVMRNGEIIKDAVKNDITLTELKTGIKETY is encoded by the coding sequence ATGGGTAGCATAAGTGATGAATTCATTGTACTCGAAGATATTTCGAAGCGTTTTGGGAAACTAGAAGCACTTAAAAATGTATCTTTAAAAATAGAAAGAAATAAAATTACATCATTAGTGGGGGATAACGGTTCAGGTAAGAGTACATTGATTAAAATTTTATCTGGAAATTTGAAGCCGAACGGTGGAACAATTTATATTAATGGAAAAGCGTATAATTATTTACTTCCAAAGATAGCAAAACAGTGTGGCATATCTACTGTATATCAGGACTTGTCACTTGATAACTATAAAGATGTTGTAGAAAATATTTTCCTCGGACAAGAAATCACCAGATTTGGTTTTATTATCGATTATCCGAAGATGCAAAAACAAACTGAAAAACTTCTTGAAAAACTTGAAATAGATATACCTTACCTTGGAACTTCAGTAGGCTATCTATCAGGTGGGCAAAGGCAATCTATCGCAATAGCAAGAAGTATTTTTCAAGGGGAAAAGCTGATAATATTTGATGAACCAACGGCGGCAATGGGAATAAAAGAGTCAGCAGCAACCAATAAGATGATTCAATCATTGCCTGCGAAAGGATTCACTGTTTTAATGATTAGTCATGATTTAAATCAAGTATTTGATACTGCTGACCGAATATATGTTATGAGGAATGGGGAAATCATTAAGGATGCTGTTAAAAACGATATCACACTTACAGAGTTGAAGACTGGGATTAAAGAAACATATTAA